From Nitratidesulfovibrio vulgaris str. Hildenborough, a single genomic window includes:
- a CDS encoding Fur family transcriptional regulator: MKEPIAVFQDYIARNSLKVTPQRMLIVDVFLKVGGHLTTEEVYERVKAVDPSVGQATVYRTMKLLCDSGLAKEVHFGDGVARYEQKYGSKHHDHLICERCGANIEVLDDDIERLQEELARRHGYVLTSHRMYLYGICASCRERR, encoded by the coding sequence TTATATCGCGCGCAACAGCCTCAAGGTGACGCCGCAGCGGATGCTCATCGTCGATGTCTTCCTGAAAGTAGGCGGGCATCTCACCACCGAAGAGGTCTATGAGCGTGTCAAGGCCGTCGACCCCTCTGTGGGGCAGGCGACCGTCTACCGAACGATGAAGCTCCTGTGCGACTCAGGTCTCGCCAAGGAAGTGCATTTCGGGGACGGTGTGGCGCGTTACGAGCAGAAGTACGGTAGCAAGCACCACGACCACCTCATCTGCGAGAGGTGTGGCGCCAATATCGAAGTGCTCGACGACGACATCGAACGCTTGCAGGAAGAGTTGGCCAGACGGCACGGCTACGTGCTGACCTCGCACCGGATGTATCTCTATGGCATCTGCGCCTCATGCCGCGAGCGTCGCTGA
- a CDS encoding DUF4198 domain-containing protein, giving the protein MRTRIAASVITLLLALPSGAAAHEFALVPQPWQVYHTGQEVPFGLVATHAFLKSEELEDPASVSATYEGKDITLQADSVFLQHEGKVKLGKSGAALLRAHRKGEIWSNTPKGWLKGGRDTHKNAITSNKYEKFAKTLLPVDGKTEGFDKVAGDRLEIVPVDNPLAARPGDTVRFKVLLDGKPFAPESVTATYDGFSDAANTWAYLTEPGGDGLASIRLSTSGLWMVRVEHTDRTKTAEYDAHVMRATLVFPVR; this is encoded by the coding sequence ATGCGTACCCGCATCGCCGCGTCCGTCATCACCCTGCTTCTTGCCCTGCCGTCCGGGGCTGCGGCCCACGAATTCGCACTCGTTCCGCAACCGTGGCAGGTGTACCACACCGGGCAGGAAGTACCGTTCGGACTGGTAGCCACTCACGCCTTTCTCAAAAGTGAAGAACTCGAAGACCCCGCCAGCGTGTCAGCGACCTACGAAGGCAAGGATATCACCTTGCAGGCCGACAGCGTCTTCCTCCAGCATGAGGGCAAGGTGAAGCTTGGCAAGTCCGGCGCAGCGCTGCTTCGTGCCCACCGCAAAGGGGAAATCTGGAGCAACACCCCCAAAGGCTGGCTGAAGGGCGGGCGCGACACCCACAAGAATGCCATCACCAGCAACAAGTACGAGAAATTCGCCAAGACGCTCCTTCCGGTCGACGGCAAGACCGAAGGGTTTGATAAGGTCGCTGGAGACAGGCTCGAGATCGTCCCCGTGGACAACCCGCTTGCGGCCCGCCCCGGAGACACCGTCCGCTTCAAGGTACTGCTCGACGGCAAGCCCTTCGCACCCGAAAGCGTGACCGCCACGTATGACGGGTTCAGTGACGCCGCCAACACATGGGCCTACCTTACGGAACCGGGCGGGGACGGCCTAGCGTCCATCAGGCTTTCGACATCGGGCTTGTGGATGGTGCGCGTTGAACACACCGACAGGACGAAGACGGCAGAGTATGACGCCCATGTGATGCGCGCCACGCTCGTATTCCCTGTGAGGTAG
- a CDS encoding sigma-54-dependent transcriptional regulator, with amino-acid sequence MANRQRVLLVDDEQDFANGLARLIARLFPDVHVDVAFSGQDALEHIRKQRVHVMVTDLRMPGMGGMELLRRVMETEPDVSVVVLTAHGTIETAVEALQAGAYDFVTKPVEPEQVARVLRKGLERARLLDENRRLRDLVALVGESGELVGESPAMQSVRRTVATVAPSDYTVLIRGESGTGKEMVARMVHRLSPRVDEPFLALNCPAIPEHLLESELFGHVRGAFTGAERDRKGLFSIADGGTVLLDEIGDISSNIQTKLLRFLQEGEVRPVGSPRNEHVDVRIIASTNQDLEARMASRDFREDLFYRLNVVTIWVPPLRERLSDIPLLAATFLARASRELGVPQRDFDEGVLDHLMRREWPGNVRELQNYVRRLALFSRGDGITLDAVQQAEQSESGAPAALCVPSPVAEGEVMPYKDAKASLVESFSERYLRDLLESTGGNVTEAARLSGLSRVSIQKMVARYGIDAAAMRANGS; translated from the coding sequence ATGGCAAACAGGCAGAGGGTGCTTCTCGTCGATGACGAGCAGGATTTCGCCAACGGGCTGGCTCGCCTCATAGCCCGTCTTTTTCCAGACGTGCACGTGGATGTCGCCTTCTCCGGTCAGGACGCGCTGGAGCATATCCGCAAGCAGCGCGTCCACGTCATGGTGACCGACCTGCGTATGCCGGGTATGGGCGGCATGGAACTGCTCAGGCGGGTCATGGAGACGGAACCCGATGTGAGCGTCGTGGTGCTCACCGCCCACGGCACCATCGAGACCGCGGTGGAAGCGTTGCAGGCCGGGGCCTACGATTTCGTGACCAAGCCCGTCGAGCCTGAACAGGTGGCGCGCGTCCTTCGCAAGGGACTTGAGAGGGCACGCCTGCTCGACGAGAACAGGCGCTTGCGCGACCTCGTGGCACTGGTGGGCGAATCCGGTGAACTGGTGGGCGAGAGCCCCGCCATGCAGTCTGTACGCCGCACCGTCGCCACGGTTGCCCCTTCCGACTACACCGTGCTCATTCGTGGCGAGTCGGGTACCGGCAAGGAGATGGTCGCGCGGATGGTACATCGTTTAAGTCCGCGTGTTGACGAACCCTTTCTTGCCCTCAATTGTCCGGCCATTCCCGAACATCTGCTTGAGAGCGAGCTCTTCGGTCACGTCCGGGGAGCATTCACAGGCGCGGAAAGGGATCGCAAGGGCCTGTTCTCCATTGCCGACGGTGGCACTGTCCTGCTTGATGAAATCGGTGACATCTCATCGAACATCCAGACAAAACTGCTGCGCTTCCTGCAAGAGGGAGAGGTGCGCCCCGTGGGGTCGCCCCGCAATGAGCACGTGGACGTCCGCATCATCGCCTCCACCAATCAGGACCTTGAAGCCCGCATGGCGTCGCGCGACTTTCGCGAAGACCTCTTCTACCGCCTCAATGTCGTCACCATCTGGGTTCCGCCGTTGCGTGAACGGCTTTCAGACATCCCTCTGCTTGCGGCGACGTTCCTCGCCCGTGCAAGTCGGGAACTCGGTGTACCGCAGCGTGACTTCGATGAAGGCGTCCTCGACCATCTCATGCGGCGCGAATGGCCGGGCAACGTGCGTGAATTGCAGAACTACGTGCGCAGGCTCGCCCTGTTCAGCCGGGGGGATGGCATCACGCTTGATGCCGTGCAACAGGCCGAACAGAGCGAGAGCGGAGCCCCTGCCGCCCTCTGTGTGCCGTCTCCCGTGGCGGAGGGAGAGGTGATGCCCTACAAGGATGCCAAGGCATCGCTGGTCGAGTCGTTCAGTGAGAGGTACCTGCGCGACCTTCTGGAGAGTACGGGGGGCAATGTCACCGAGGCTGCCAGACTTTCGGGGCTGTCGCGCGTGTCCATCCAGAAGATGGTCGCCCGTTACGGTATCGATGCCGCAGCCATGCGTGCCAACGGCAGTTGA
- a CDS encoding c-type heme family protein, with product MHNRKSHTLEHKFLLSLGLAGLVLCVVFSFIFYVHMRGVVEEQVRDKAELVFAQIDAIQGYVRETLRPSMFKTHPGEFFIEGMSSSFISRNIMERMGDKAVGHVYRRVAIGARNPASEADELERSLIERFRAREDETQWAGTLNLRGTDHFVITRQVRFTAECMPCHGVPGDAPPELIRMYGERGFGHKLDSIDGLDFVAFPVGSSEAQLKGVITSYFILFVLCATFFFATAFFVFRVLVVRRLHDLAASFRKTLGFDGQSRALERLDGLQEGDEVEEIVERFEDVAHHLAEARNQLQAYADNLRDMVDARTEALSQEAAERRADVSLFVQLLEDMRGTHTRERLWRGALPQIAKRFGTRRVGYVCTFVSHNHYVWPSNEPLPELPEPLTPLLTEGRVHVFGTRVFVPVEAQDGATEGLLCLEWATPEEAARQNMDVLRALGRQLGTVAENISALDRMMRQMDLLQAVFDGVGDPLALLDAKGRLVIANDGARRLATELGGTDGYGNLLAPLLGTSCETEIEAVAHGGAVLHREVQLDDGRSFSVQLYPLPRVEERPGRVAAYIHETTAERRMLARVNQSERMATVGKLSAGLAHEINNPLGVILCYAELLRQGATAEQQDDLGIILRHTRQAQKVLRDLLDFARPKAFEGVLTDAAGVARRMAEVFGPQAAHRGGRVQVEAEDGLPPARIGEQALEQILSNLLLNAIDALTGEDGLIRIRLRSHGLNVRIDVEDNGLGVETDALQRVFDPFYTTKETGTGLGLSVVYGIVTDAGGTAEVLQSHELGGAVFRVTLPAGTAPEAGATEEKV from the coding sequence ATGCACAATCGCAAATCGCATACTCTGGAGCACAAGTTCCTGCTCAGCCTCGGGCTTGCCGGACTTGTCCTGTGCGTGGTCTTTTCCTTCATATTCTATGTGCATATGCGTGGAGTGGTCGAAGAGCAGGTGCGTGACAAGGCCGAACTGGTCTTCGCCCAGATTGACGCCATTCAGGGGTACGTGCGCGAGACGCTCCGGCCCAGCATGTTCAAGACGCACCCCGGCGAGTTCTTCATCGAGGGCATGTCCTCTTCGTTCATTTCCCGGAATATCATGGAACGCATGGGCGACAAGGCTGTCGGCCATGTCTACAGGCGGGTCGCCATCGGCGCACGCAACCCGGCGTCGGAGGCGGATGAGCTTGAGCGGTCGCTCATCGAGCGGTTCCGGGCTCGCGAGGACGAGACGCAGTGGGCCGGAACGCTGAACCTTCGCGGTACCGATCATTTCGTCATCACCCGGCAGGTGCGCTTCACGGCCGAATGCATGCCTTGCCATGGCGTGCCAGGCGACGCGCCGCCGGAGCTCATCCGCATGTATGGCGAAAGGGGCTTCGGGCACAAACTCGACAGCATCGACGGGCTCGACTTCGTCGCGTTCCCTGTCGGTTCCAGCGAAGCGCAGCTCAAGGGTGTCATCACCTCCTATTTCATTCTCTTCGTGCTCTGCGCCACGTTCTTCTTTGCCACTGCATTCTTCGTGTTCAGGGTGCTCGTCGTGCGCCGTCTGCATGACCTTGCCGCCTCGTTCAGAAAGACGCTCGGTTTCGACGGGCAATCGCGAGCGCTTGAACGCCTCGACGGGCTTCAGGAAGGGGACGAGGTCGAAGAGATCGTCGAACGGTTCGAGGATGTGGCACATCATCTCGCCGAGGCCCGTAACCAGTTGCAGGCGTATGCCGACAATTTGCGCGACATGGTGGACGCCCGCACCGAGGCCCTTTCGCAGGAGGCCGCAGAACGGCGCGCCGACGTGAGCCTGTTCGTGCAACTGCTCGAAGACATGCGTGGAACCCATACCCGCGAGCGTCTCTGGCGCGGAGCCCTGCCCCAGATTGCTAAACGGTTCGGCACGCGGCGTGTGGGCTATGTCTGCACCTTCGTGTCGCACAACCATTATGTGTGGCCGTCCAATGAACCCCTCCCGGAATTGCCTGAACCGCTCACCCCGCTGCTTACGGAGGGGCGTGTGCATGTTTTCGGAACGCGGGTCTTCGTGCCGGTGGAAGCGCAGGACGGGGCGACCGAGGGGTTGCTCTGCCTCGAATGGGCGACGCCCGAAGAGGCTGCGAGGCAGAATATGGATGTCTTGCGCGCACTCGGCAGACAGCTAGGAACCGTAGCCGAGAACATCTCTGCGCTCGATCGCATGATGCGGCAGATGGACCTGCTGCAAGCCGTCTTCGATGGTGTCGGCGACCCTCTCGCACTCCTCGACGCCAAGGGGCGACTTGTCATCGCCAATGATGGCGCACGGCGTCTGGCTACCGAACTCGGCGGCACCGACGGCTACGGCAATCTGCTGGCACCGTTGCTCGGTACGTCGTGCGAGACCGAGATCGAAGCCGTTGCCCATGGCGGAGCCGTGTTGCACCGAGAGGTGCAACTGGATGACGGCAGGTCTTTCAGTGTGCAACTCTATCCCTTGCCGCGTGTCGAGGAACGCCCCGGCAGGGTGGCGGCCTACATCCATGAAACCACCGCCGAGCGCCGGATGCTCGCCCGCGTGAATCAGAGTGAACGCATGGCCACGGTGGGCAAGCTTTCTGCGGGCCTTGCCCATGAGATCAACAACCCGCTGGGCGTCATCCTGTGCTATGCCGAACTGCTGCGCCAGGGGGCGACCGCAGAACAGCAGGACGACCTGGGCATCATCCTGCGGCATACCCGGCAGGCCCAGAAGGTGCTGCGCGACCTGCTCGACTTCGCGCGGCCCAAGGCCTTTGAGGGGGTGCTGACCGACGCGGCTGGTGTGGCGCGGCGCATGGCGGAGGTCTTCGGGCCTCAGGCCGCCCACCGTGGGGGACGGGTACAGGTCGAGGCTGAAGATGGCTTGCCGCCTGCCCGCATCGGTGAGCAGGCCCTTGAGCAGATACTCTCGAACCTGCTCCTCAATGCCATCGATGCGCTCACAGGCGAGGATGGACTCATCAGAATACGGCTTCGCAGCCATGGGCTGAACGTCCGTATCGATGTGGAGGACAATGGCCTCGGGGTGGAGACCGATGCCCTGCAACGGGTGTTCGACCCGTTCTATACCACCAAGGAGACAGGCACAGGGTTGGGGCTTTCCGTCGTCTATGGCATCGTGACCGATGCCGGAGGCACGGCGGAGGTCTTGCAAAGCCATGAACTGGGCGGTGCCGTCTTCCGGGTGACACTGCCGGCCGGGACCGCCCCTGAAGCCGGGGCCACAGAGGAGAAGGTGTAG
- a CDS encoding TIGR00282 family metallophosphoesterase, which produces MRILVFGDVVGKPGRLALRERLPSLRVAHAADVVVVNGENASGGIGLTVESMRELFACGVDILTSGNHIWKHREIYATLDREPRLLRPANYPDGSPGRGVYVHELSDGRRVAVLNLLGRTYMDALECPFRTADMLLASVPEDVTVRIVDFHAEATSEKKALGWHLDGRVSAVLGTHTHVQTADAMLLPGGTAYLTDLGMCGVEASVLGMDHKVIVDRFLTAMPQRFRPASGRGSLNGVFLEVDDATGQALRMECLREGCPTAVREVWRGEAEMPAEMPAERPDDESGQRP; this is translated from the coding sequence ATGCGCATCCTCGTTTTCGGCGACGTAGTGGGCAAGCCGGGGCGCCTTGCCCTGCGTGAGCGCCTGCCCTCGCTTCGGGTGGCCCATGCGGCCGATGTGGTGGTGGTCAACGGCGAGAATGCCTCCGGGGGTATCGGACTCACGGTTGAGTCCATGCGCGAGTTGTTCGCCTGCGGTGTCGACATCCTGACCAGCGGCAACCACATCTGGAAGCATCGCGAAATCTACGCCACCCTCGACCGCGAACCACGACTGCTGCGCCCGGCGAATTACCCGGACGGTAGCCCCGGCAGGGGGGTGTATGTGCATGAACTGTCCGACGGCAGGCGGGTGGCGGTACTGAATCTCCTCGGGCGCACCTACATGGACGCGCTGGAGTGTCCCTTCCGTACGGCGGACATGCTGCTTGCCTCCGTGCCAGAGGACGTGACTGTGCGTATCGTCGATTTCCATGCCGAGGCCACCAGCGAGAAGAAGGCACTGGGCTGGCATCTGGACGGGCGCGTCTCGGCGGTACTGGGAACCCATACCCATGTGCAGACTGCCGATGCCATGCTGCTGCCCGGTGGTACTGCGTACCTGACCGACCTTGGCATGTGCGGGGTCGAGGCGTCGGTGCTGGGCATGGACCACAAGGTCATCGTAGACCGCTTTCTGACGGCCATGCCACAACGGTTCAGACCCGCATCGGGGCGTGGTTCACTGAATGGCGTGTTCCTTGAGGTGGATGATGCCACAGGGCAGGCGCTGCGCATGGAGTGCCTGCGAGAGGGGTGCCCCACTGCCGTGCGCGAGGTGTGGCGCGGCGAGGCGGAGATGCCCGCAGAGATGCCAGCAGAAAGGCCCGATGACGAGTCCGGGCAGAGGCCATGA
- a CDS encoding molybdopterin molybdotransferase MoeA, with protein sequence MQQRFFRVLTVSELVALLRTCAPLGAECPTAGRSDSLPIEDAASLDSSDAPTSLESSGSLDSLDGRVLAKAVVARENLPATHRAAMDGYAVRAADLFGASEGSPAYLDVVGHSAIDARPDVTLGPGQCLGIVTGGTLPEGADAVLMVEYAHDLGGGAIEAHRPVAPWENVMLRAEDAEEGRVVLPAGTLLRPQEVGLLAALGETAPLVHRRPRVAVISTGDELVPADATPRDGQIRDVNTHTLACLVRRAGAVPRCMGLVPDVLPALEAALRQGLETADVVLLSGGSSVGVRDLTVAALERIEGAELLCHGVAISPGKPLIVARVGEKLVWGLPGQVTSAQVVMHVLGMPFLRHLAGWQDAFDMSRWPSRRAVLARNTATRQGREDYIRVRLDPRPDDLPEAVPLFGKSGLLKTLVGSDGVVRIPAEVEGLERGALVDVLLFGER encoded by the coding sequence ATGCAGCAACGATTCTTCAGGGTGTTGACGGTCTCGGAACTCGTGGCACTGCTACGTACCTGTGCCCCTCTGGGTGCGGAATGCCCGACAGCGGGGCGCAGTGACTCCTTGCCTATCGAGGATGCAGCTTCTCTCGACTCTTCCGATGCGCCTACTTCCCTTGAATCGTCCGGTTCCCTTGATTCGCTGGACGGGCGAGTGCTTGCCAAGGCCGTGGTCGCGCGCGAGAACCTTCCGGCTACGCACCGGGCCGCCATGGACGGGTATGCCGTGCGCGCTGCCGACCTTTTCGGGGCGTCCGAGGGCAGTCCGGCATATCTCGATGTCGTGGGGCATAGTGCCATCGACGCCCGACCGGATGTGACTCTCGGCCCCGGACAGTGTCTCGGCATCGTCACAGGTGGAACCTTGCCCGAAGGGGCGGATGCCGTCCTCATGGTGGAATATGCCCACGACCTCGGGGGCGGCGCCATCGAAGCGCACCGGCCCGTTGCGCCGTGGGAGAATGTGATGCTCCGGGCCGAGGACGCGGAAGAAGGGCGCGTCGTCCTGCCTGCGGGTACGCTTCTGCGACCGCAGGAAGTGGGCCTTCTGGCCGCATTGGGCGAGACGGCACCTTTGGTGCATCGCAGGCCCCGTGTGGCGGTCATCTCGACTGGCGACGAACTGGTTCCCGCCGATGCGACCCCGCGTGACGGGCAGATTCGCGATGTGAACACCCATACGCTGGCATGTCTTGTGCGTCGCGCCGGGGCCGTGCCCCGCTGCATGGGACTCGTACCCGATGTCTTGCCCGCGCTGGAAGCCGCATTGCGGCAGGGGCTTGAAACAGCCGACGTCGTGTTGCTTTCCGGCGGTAGTTCTGTCGGTGTGCGTGACCTCACCGTGGCGGCGCTTGAACGCATCGAAGGGGCCGAGTTGCTGTGCCACGGTGTGGCCATCAGCCCCGGCAAGCCGCTCATCGTCGCGCGTGTCGGTGAAAAGCTGGTGTGGGGGCTGCCCGGTCAGGTTACGTCGGCGCAGGTGGTCATGCACGTCCTCGGTATGCCTTTCCTGCGGCATCTGGCCGGATGGCAGGATGCGTTCGACATGTCGCGCTGGCCTTCGCGTCGTGCGGTGCTTGCCCGGAACACGGCCACCCGTCAGGGACGTGAGGACTACATCCGGGTTCGTCTCGACCCTCGCCCCGACGACCTGCCAGAGGCCGTTCCGCTGTTCGGCAAGTCCGGCCTGCTCAAGACCCTCGTCGGTTCCGACGGGGTCGTCCGCATCCCCGCCGAAGTCGAAGGACTGGAGCGTGGTGCGCTGGTCGACGTGTTGCTCTTCGGGGAACGCTAG
- a CDS encoding peptidase associated/transthyretin-like domain-containing protein yields the protein MAIALLTVLAAWNDTAHAHGVGHVPETLNAEAIRFYYSDGTPMAFAEATLFDPEGVEHQNARTDAKGRIAVLPDKPGSWRLVVSDGMGHRSEMTIAAGADSSTARQPSGNAEGPSGLTATLLGLSLLGNIAMSAALLRRRNA from the coding sequence ATGGCAATAGCACTACTCACGGTGCTTGCGGCATGGAACGACACCGCCCACGCTCATGGCGTCGGCCATGTGCCTGAAACGCTCAACGCCGAGGCAATCCGCTTCTACTACTCCGACGGCACCCCCATGGCGTTCGCCGAGGCGACCCTCTTCGACCCGGAAGGGGTCGAGCACCAGAACGCCCGAACAGACGCGAAGGGCCGCATCGCCGTCCTTCCGGACAAGCCCGGCTCATGGCGCCTCGTCGTCAGCGACGGCATGGGACACCGCTCTGAAATGACCATTGCTGCCGGTGCGGACTCATCCACCGCCCGACAGCCTTCCGGCAACGCCGAAGGCCCTTCCGGCCTCACGGCGACTCTCCTCGGCCTGTCGCTACTTGGCAACATCGCCATGAGCGCAGCCCTCCTGCGCAGGCGCAACGCCTAG
- a CDS encoding YeiH family protein: protein MAENESNVVVDHGQSRLSDLWTKEDYWAIWLGFVILIAGMWLFLANPSPEFAQKVDKANAVMAAEAERAPFKTLAYYKAQDDKGKLKAMDSATGKSIGAFLKAPGGWTSNPLESFVLSKEAAEERNAAAKSKFEAAKAKSDAAFAAAQVAEAAAAEAGFADTALNDAAQGKIAEWRADLAKMKSAEKKVKTKAFNISTSLPMLMVVMGLFFAIGMKFMGHDVPKFLVGFIGVFVVAVIAQMMGHQSTMKYWGIGTEAWAIIIGMLIANTVGTPNFIKPALQVEYYIKTGLVLLGAEVLFDKIIAIGIPGIFVAWVVTPIVLICTFIFGQKILKMPSKTLNMVISADMSVCGTSAAIATAAACRAKKEELTLSIGLSLVFTAIMMIVMPAFIKSVGMPQILGGAWMGGTIDATGAVAAAGAFLGEKALYVAATIKMIQNVLIGVVAFGVAVYWCARVECTSGRSVGWIEIWNRFPKFVLGFLTASIIFSIISGSLGSDMSQIMVNQGVLKGLSSPLRGWFFCLAFTAIGLATNFRELAHYFKGGKPLILYVCGQSFNLVLTLTMAYIMFYIVFPEITAKI from the coding sequence ATGGCTGAAAATGAAAGCAACGTCGTGGTCGACCACGGGCAGTCGCGTCTGTCCGACCTGTGGACCAAAGAGGACTACTGGGCCATCTGGCTTGGTTTCGTCATTCTCATCGCAGGGATGTGGTTGTTCCTCGCCAATCCTTCGCCCGAATTCGCGCAGAAGGTGGACAAGGCCAACGCGGTCATGGCGGCAGAGGCCGAACGCGCGCCCTTCAAGACCCTTGCCTACTACAAGGCACAGGATGACAAGGGCAAGCTCAAGGCCATGGACTCCGCCACCGGCAAGTCCATCGGAGCCTTCCTGAAGGCGCCCGGAGGCTGGACATCGAATCCTCTCGAGTCCTTCGTGCTTTCCAAGGAAGCCGCCGAGGAGCGCAACGCCGCGGCAAAGTCGAAGTTCGAGGCCGCAAAGGCCAAGTCCGATGCCGCATTCGCTGCCGCGCAGGTGGCTGAGGCAGCCGCCGCAGAAGCCGGTTTTGCCGACACCGCACTCAATGACGCCGCGCAGGGCAAGATCGCCGAATGGCGCGCAGACCTTGCCAAGATGAAGTCCGCCGAGAAGAAGGTGAAGACCAAGGCCTTCAACATCTCCACGTCGCTGCCGATGCTCATGGTGGTCATGGGGCTGTTCTTCGCCATCGGCATGAAGTTCATGGGCCATGATGTTCCCAAGTTCCTTGTCGGCTTCATCGGCGTGTTCGTGGTTGCCGTCATCGCGCAGATGATGGGCCACCAGAGCACCATGAAGTACTGGGGCATCGGCACCGAAGCGTGGGCCATCATCATCGGGATGCTCATCGCCAACACCGTGGGCACGCCCAATTTCATCAAGCCCGCCCTGCAGGTCGAGTACTACATCAAGACCGGTCTTGTGCTGCTGGGTGCCGAAGTGCTGTTCGACAAGATCATCGCCATCGGCATCCCCGGTATCTTCGTGGCATGGGTCGTCACCCCCATCGTGCTCATCTGCACCTTCATCTTCGGTCAGAAGATCCTGAAGATGCCTTCGAAGACGCTGAATATGGTCATCTCCGCCGACATGTCGGTGTGCGGCACCTCTGCTGCCATCGCCACGGCTGCGGCCTGCCGCGCCAAGAAGGAGGAGCTCACCCTGTCCATCGGCCTGTCGCTGGTGTTCACCGCCATCATGATGATCGTCATGCCTGCCTTCATCAAGTCCGTGGGCATGCCGCAGATTCTCGGCGGTGCATGGATGGGCGGTACCATCGACGCCACGGGTGCCGTTGCCGCTGCCGGTGCGTTCCTCGGCGAGAAGGCCCTGTACGTGGCTGCCACCATCAAGATGATCCAGAACGTGCTCATCGGTGTGGTCGCCTTCGGTGTGGCCGTGTACTGGTGCGCCCGCGTCGAATGCACTTCGGGCCGTAGCGTGGGCTGGATCGAAATCTGGAACCGCTTCCCCAAGTTCGTCCTCGGCTTCCTCACCGCGTCGATCATCTTCTCGATCATCTCCGGCAGCCTCGGCTCGGACATGAGCCAGATCATGGTCAACCAGGGCGTCCTGAAGGGTCTGTCGTCGCCGCTGCGTGGCTGGTTCTTCTGCCTCGCCTTCACCGCCATCGGTCTTGCCACGAACTTCCGTGAACTGGCGCACTACTTCAAGGGCGGCAAGCCGCTCATCCTGTACGTGTGCGGTCAGAGCTTCAACCTTGTGTTGACGCTGACCATGGCCTACATCATGTTCTACATCGTCTTCCCGGAAATCACCGCGAAGATTTAA
- a CDS encoding DMT family transporter — MPRSAKATGYLCALAATVIWSGNFIVARALADTVPPVTTSFLRWVTALVVILPFGLGAVRRDMPLLRANLTYFIMAGITGVSVFNTFIYIAGRTTEAINMALIASSSPVWIIILSRILLGEAVTLRRAAGVAVSLCGTLVLVTRGDFTRLASLRFAVGDLWMLAAALTFASYSVLLRKKPEGISALGSLTTTFAIGVVGILPMLAWEWGHGAQLAVTPAVVGAVLYIGIGASLLAYLCWSVAVERIGPAKSALVYYSLPLFSATEAALLLGETITLAHVASCALIVGGILIATMQRAPAAK; from the coding sequence ATGCCCCGTTCTGCCAAGGCAACTGGCTACCTCTGCGCCCTTGCCGCCACCGTCATCTGGTCGGGCAACTTCATCGTGGCCCGCGCCCTCGCCGACACCGTCCCCCCCGTCACCACATCCTTTCTGCGCTGGGTCACGGCCCTCGTGGTGATTCTGCCCTTCGGGCTTGGTGCCGTGCGCCGCGACATGCCGCTTCTGCGCGCCAACCTCACCTATTTCATCATGGCAGGCATCACGGGCGTCTCGGTGTTCAACACGTTCATCTACATTGCGGGGCGTACCACCGAAGCCATCAACATGGCGCTCATAGCCAGTTCGTCGCCCGTCTGGATCATCATCCTTTCCCGCATCCTTCTCGGTGAGGCCGTCACCCTGCGCCGCGCCGCCGGGGTCGCCGTCTCGCTTTGCGGGACACTCGTCCTTGTCACCAGAGGGGACTTCACACGCCTCGCCTCGCTGCGATTCGCCGTCGGCGACCTGTGGATGCTGGCAGCTGCGCTCACCTTCGCAAGCTACTCCGTCCTGCTACGCAAGAAACCCGAAGGCATTTCGGCCCTCGGGTCGCTGACCACCACGTTCGCCATCGGCGTCGTGGGCATCCTTCCCATGCTCGCTTGGGAATGGGGGCACGGTGCGCAACTCGCGGTGACTCCCGCCGTGGTCGGCGCAGTGCTCTACATCGGCATTGGCGCCTCGTTGCTGGCGTACCTGTGCTGGAGTGTCGCCGTTGAGCGTATAGGCCCGGCCAAATCGGCACTGGTCTACTATTCGCTACCGCTTTTCAGTGCGACAGAAGCCGCCCTGCTTCTCGGCGAGACGATAACCCTCGCCCACGTGGCAAGTTGCGCCCTCATCGTCGGGGGCATCCTCATCGCCACGATGCAGCGGGCACCAGCCGCGAAGTGA